One region of Chryseobacterium sp. SORGH_AS_0447 genomic DNA includes:
- a CDS encoding glycoside hydrolase family 3 C-terminal domain-containing protein, translated as MKKITLGISLLISTASGLSAQTADTEPFRNTKLPVEQRIENLLGLLTVDEKIGMMMDNSKAVPRLGIPAYGWWNEALHGVARAGTATVFPQAIGLAASWDVPEHLKTFEMISDEARAKYNRSFDEAGKTGRYEGLTFWTPNINIFRDPRWGRGQETYGEDPFLTASLGVAAVKGLQGNDPDYFKTHACAKHFAVHSGPEWNRHSYNAEISHRDLYETYLPAFKALVIEGNVREVMCAYNAFDGQPCCANDFLVSDILRGKWKYDGMVVSDCWALADFYQKKYHGTHPDEKSTAADALKHSTDLECGDTYNNLNKSLASGLITEKDIDASMRRILKGWFELGMLDPKSAVRWNSIPYTVVDSEEHKQQALKMARKSIVLMKNEKNVLPLNKNIKKIAIVGPNADDGIMQLGNYNGTPSSTVTILDGIKAKLPGTEIIYEKGCEIADPSARTSLARNFKSQKNGAPGMKVEFFNNPDWQGTPVNTSVNNSVINYSSFGGTQLAPGVNRENTSARISGTFTSSYTGEVVFSAFTSDVYTLLIDGKEIATRKGPDARHPSEFPVQMQKGKEYQVELRHSQKGKYVSIGFEVYRKDPVNFAEVKEKVKDADVIVFAGGLSPSLEGEEMLVNAEGFKGGDKTNIELPKVQRELLAELRKTGKPVVFVLCTGSALGLEQDEKNYDALVNAWYGGQSGGTAVADVLFGDYNPSGKLPVTFYKNIAQLDNALSKTGKHEGFENYDMQGRTYRYMKEKPLYPFGHGLSYSSFSYGNATLSKNSIGTNENVTLSVPVSNTSGKNGEEVVEVYIKRNNDPLAPVKTLRAFQRVSVPSKNSKTVQLTLSPDSFMFYDEKADDLVSKPGDYTILYGGTSADSGLKSLPLKVK; from the coding sequence ATGAAAAAGATAACTTTAGGCATCAGCCTCCTCATCAGCACGGCATCGGGACTATCTGCACAGACCGCCGATACAGAACCGTTCAGAAATACTAAATTACCCGTAGAACAGCGGATTGAAAACCTCCTCGGGCTGCTGACGGTAGATGAAAAAATAGGAATGATGATGGATAATTCCAAAGCCGTTCCCCGGCTGGGTATTCCCGCATACGGCTGGTGGAACGAGGCACTGCACGGTGTGGCAAGGGCGGGAACCGCTACGGTTTTTCCACAGGCCATCGGGTTGGCGGCAAGCTGGGATGTCCCGGAACACCTGAAAACTTTTGAAATGATTTCTGACGAAGCCAGAGCCAAATACAACCGGTCTTTTGACGAAGCAGGAAAAACCGGACGATATGAAGGACTCACGTTCTGGACACCCAACATCAACATCTTCCGTGATCCGAGATGGGGAAGAGGGCAGGAAACCTATGGAGAAGATCCGTTCCTGACGGCAAGCCTGGGCGTAGCAGCCGTAAAAGGATTGCAGGGAAATGATCCCGACTACTTCAAAACGCACGCCTGTGCCAAGCACTTCGCTGTACACAGCGGCCCGGAATGGAACCGGCACTCCTATAACGCTGAAATTTCTCATCGCGACCTTTATGAAACCTATCTGCCGGCTTTTAAGGCTTTGGTGATCGAAGGAAATGTAAGGGAAGTGATGTGTGCCTACAACGCATTCGACGGTCAGCCATGCTGTGCCAATGATTTTCTGGTAAGTGATATCCTGAGAGGAAAATGGAAATACGATGGCATGGTGGTGTCCGATTGTTGGGCACTCGCCGACTTCTACCAGAAAAAATACCACGGAACCCATCCGGATGAAAAATCCACGGCAGCCGATGCGCTGAAACATTCTACCGACCTTGAATGCGGAGATACCTACAACAACCTCAATAAATCCCTCGCCAGCGGCCTGATCACTGAAAAAGACATTGATGCATCTATGCGCAGGATCCTGAAAGGCTGGTTTGAACTCGGTATGCTCGATCCGAAATCAGCCGTACGCTGGAACAGCATCCCGTATACGGTCGTCGATTCCGAAGAGCATAAGCAACAGGCACTGAAAATGGCCCGGAAGTCGATCGTACTGATGAAAAATGAGAAAAATGTTTTGCCTTTAAACAAAAACATAAAGAAAATCGCAATTGTAGGACCTAATGCCGATGACGGAATCATGCAGCTGGGCAACTACAACGGAACCCCTTCTTCTACGGTTACCATCTTGGACGGTATTAAAGCCAAGCTTCCCGGTACGGAAATCATCTATGAAAAAGGATGTGAAATTGCAGATCCTTCCGCAAGAACCTCACTGGCCAGAAATTTCAAAAGTCAGAAAAACGGAGCGCCGGGCATGAAGGTAGAATTCTTCAACAATCCCGATTGGCAAGGAACTCCGGTGAATACCTCAGTAAACAATTCCGTTATTAATTACAGCAGCTTCGGCGGAACCCAGCTCGCTCCGGGCGTTAACCGTGAAAATACTTCTGCCAGGATTTCCGGTACCTTTACCAGCAGCTACACCGGCGAAGTGGTATTCTCCGCATTTACCTCCGATGTGTACACCTTACTGATCGATGGAAAGGAAATCGCTACCCGCAAAGGCCCGGACGCAAGACATCCGTCGGAATTCCCGGTGCAGATGCAGAAAGGAAAAGAATATCAGGTGGAACTCCGTCACAGCCAGAAAGGTAAATACGTGAGCATCGGTTTTGAAGTGTACCGTAAAGATCCGGTGAATTTTGCCGAGGTAAAAGAAAAAGTAAAAGACGCCGACGTGATCGTATTTGCCGGCGGACTTTCCCCAAGCCTTGAAGGAGAGGAAATGCTGGTGAATGCCGAAGGTTTCAAAGGAGGTGATAAAACCAATATCGAACTGCCGAAAGTTCAGCGTGAGCTTTTGGCTGAATTAAGAAAAACAGGAAAACCGGTTGTTTTTGTACTGTGTACCGGAAGTGCCCTCGGATTGGAGCAGGACGAAAAAAATTACGATGCCTTGGTAAACGCCTGGTACGGCGGACAATCCGGCGGAACAGCCGTAGCCGATGTATTGTTCGGAGATTACAACCCATCCGGAAAGCTTCCGGTTACCTTCTATAAAAATATTGCACAGCTGGATAATGCCCTGTCCAAAACCGGCAAGCATGAGGGGTTTGAAAATTACGACATGCAGGGACGAACCTACCGTTATATGAAAGAAAAACCGTTGTATCCGTTTGGTCACGGGCTGAGCTATTCATCCTTTTCTTACGGAAATGCGACCCTCAGCAAAAACAGCATCGGTACGAATGAAAATGTAACTCTTTCAGTTCCGGTAAGCAATACTTCCGGAAAAAACGGCGAAGAAGTCGTTGAGGTCTACATCAAGCGGAACAATGATCCGTTGGCTCCTGTAAAAACACTCAGGGCCTTCCAAAGGGTATCCGTTCCGTCCAAAAACTCTAAAACTGTCCAGCTCACCCTGTCGCCGGATTCTTTTATGTTCTATGACGAAAAAGCAGATGACCTGGTGTCCAAACCCGGCGATTATACCATCCTGTACGGCGGAACTTCTGCCGATTCAGGATTAAA
- a CDS encoding T9SS type A sorting domain-containing protein — MKKLAQRIVLTAVSLLTGINAFGQLTTVRINKNTTYQKVTGFGGFVCSPQFGYNHMTTSEIQTLWGANSQAGYNIMRLYIPEDSNNWSSVLATAQLAKSMGLTIFASPWTMPAAWKTNNHVNAVYTDANGVQQIGYLKTANYQDYALYLNSFVTYLQNNGVNLDYISIQNEPDEMAQYQGCIWTPAQIANFVRDYGQLINCKVIAPESVGFTDNFANAMLNQATMDNFEVYGGHQYGLMQSAYKQFQNNNKEIWQTEYLINWNPSNATPRDFSWNLDAFNFASSINNAMLGNVNAWIHYAAKRYYALMGDGSNGTTTGVMTKRGYILSHYAKYTTGKTRIAATWGDNTGTLQGSSYISLDGNQVVLMVINPSANAYNLKVDLPFYSTSGTKVLTDAQNNMATTPITMAQTFRPGVTINASSVMTFVFNKSADRPVSQMTGSDIRYNKIETMTTTNSSFGTGYNISNTTATFSNASPLISNNMTAANGYLQLNDRYNKMVLHVNSFTTAGQSYSDNTTLYYINSQGLTKSYNYGKITFPAGGNFDITLDISRQVLTDGCKGILGIRNSNYSSVLTLNLGDVYFNVGNEVASKFAGSYSDGDSNLMDALENGYYTSVDFRNTTGTTSANNWQPISANSNSIYYVPASVTSSNNNVISGTAASNLVLSDQGKDFQVPFTFTSAAASYSRTFNGFEMLLLPFTATIPSGVSVYQLMPSATGISCSAITTGIIPANTPVLVNATGAITFQGTGNVSTPKAITVNQMNGVYNTIKVPANSYVLQTVNGTPQFSKVAAGSEPMINPFRAYLTEENTYTASVLPLSFTTLATENLLADKNEPSLYPSPARNEIFIDLKTSGAASVFEAKGSLVIRETTLRSGKNRIDIGHLPAGMYLVEISQSGNKSVQKKFIKQ, encoded by the coding sequence ATGAAAAAACTTGCTCAGCGGATCGTCCTCACGGCAGTTTCCCTGCTTACAGGAATTAACGCGTTCGGACAGCTTACCACGGTAAGAATCAACAAAAACACTACTTACCAGAAAGTTACGGGCTTCGGCGGATTTGTCTGCAGCCCGCAGTTCGGGTACAACCACATGACGACTTCGGAAATCCAGACCCTTTGGGGCGCCAACAGCCAGGCCGGCTACAACATTATGAGACTCTACATCCCGGAAGACAGCAACAACTGGAGTTCGGTACTGGCAACAGCGCAGCTCGCCAAGTCGATGGGCTTAACGATTTTCGCCAGTCCGTGGACCATGCCGGCAGCCTGGAAAACCAATAACCATGTGAACGCGGTATATACCGACGCTAACGGCGTACAGCAGATCGGTTATCTTAAAACGGCCAATTATCAGGATTATGCCCTGTATCTCAACAGTTTTGTTACCTACCTGCAGAACAATGGCGTAAACCTGGATTATATTTCCATCCAGAACGAGCCTGACGAAATGGCGCAATACCAAGGATGCATCTGGACACCGGCGCAGATTGCCAATTTCGTACGGGACTACGGCCAGCTGATCAACTGTAAAGTGATTGCTCCTGAAAGCGTAGGTTTTACAGACAATTTCGCCAATGCCATGCTCAACCAGGCGACCATGGATAATTTTGAAGTCTATGGCGGGCACCAGTACGGCCTGATGCAGTCTGCTTACAAGCAGTTTCAGAACAACAACAAAGAAATCTGGCAGACCGAATACCTGATCAACTGGAATCCTTCCAACGCGACCCCGCGCGATTTCAGCTGGAACCTGGATGCTTTTAATTTCGCTTCCAGCATCAACAATGCCATGCTCGGAAACGTGAATGCCTGGATCCATTACGCTGCCAAACGGTATTATGCGCTAATGGGCGACGGAAGCAACGGAACCACCACCGGCGTAATGACAAAAAGAGGCTACATTCTTTCCCATTATGCCAAATATACCACCGGGAAAACAAGGATCGCGGCTACCTGGGGCGATAATACCGGCACCCTGCAGGGATCTTCCTATATTTCCCTGGATGGGAACCAGGTCGTGCTGATGGTCATTAATCCATCAGCCAATGCCTATAACCTGAAAGTGGATCTTCCGTTTTATTCCACTTCCGGAACCAAAGTGCTGACCGATGCGCAGAATAATATGGCCACCACGCCTATCACAATGGCTCAGACGTTCCGTCCGGGCGTTACCATCAATGCTTCCAGTGTGATGACTTTCGTTTTCAACAAAAGTGCCGACCGACCGGTTTCCCAGATGACCGGAAGCGATATCCGGTACAACAAGATCGAAACCATGACGACGACCAATTCGTCTTTCGGAACAGGGTACAACATCAGCAATACAACGGCTACCTTCTCCAACGCCAGCCCGCTGATCAGCAACAACATGACGGCAGCCAACGGCTATTTGCAGCTTAACGACCGCTACAACAAAATGGTGCTGCATGTAAACAGTTTCACTACGGCAGGGCAGAGTTATTCCGATAATACCACGCTGTATTACATCAACAGCCAGGGGCTTACAAAATCTTACAATTACGGAAAGATCACCTTCCCGGCAGGCGGCAATTTCGATATTACGCTGGATATTTCAAGACAGGTGTTGACCGACGGCTGTAAAGGCATTCTGGGAATCCGCAATTCCAATTACAGTTCCGTGCTGACGCTGAACTTAGGCGACGTCTATTTCAATGTAGGCAACGAAGTGGCTTCCAAATTTGCAGGCTCTTATTCCGATGGCGACAGCAACCTGATGGATGCCCTCGAAAACGGCTATTACACTTCGGTGGATTTCAGGAATACGACAGGAACAACCTCTGCCAATAACTGGCAGCCGATAAGTGCCAATTCCAACAGCATTTATTATGTACCGGCTTCGGTAACTTCTTCAAACAACAATGTGATCTCCGGAACCGCTGCCTCTAATCTCGTTCTTTCAGATCAGGGTAAAGATTTCCAGGTTCCGTTTACCTTTACGTCTGCGGCAGCGTCGTATTCCCGTACGTTTAACGGATTTGAAATGCTGCTTCTGCCTTTCACGGCTACAATTCCGTCCGGCGTGAGCGTTTATCAGCTGATGCCAAGTGCTACCGGAATCAGCTGTTCCGCGATTACCACCGGAATCATTCCGGCGAATACACCGGTATTGGTGAATGCTACCGGAGCCATTACTTTCCAGGGAACCGGAAATGTTTCCACGCCGAAAGCCATCACCGTCAACCAGATGAACGGGGTATACAACACCATTAAAGTTCCGGCCAACAGCTATGTTTTACAGACCGTCAACGGAACACCGCAATTCTCTAAAGTAGCAGCAGGAAGCGAACCGATGATCAATCCTTTCAGAGCGTATCTTACCGAGGAAAATACCTACACGGCATCAGTCCTTCCGTTAAGCTTTACGACACTGGCTACCGAAAATCTTCTTGCCGATAAGAACGAACCAAGCCTCTATCCAAGTCCGGCAAGGAATGAAATTTTCATCGACCTGAAAACTTCGGGCGCAGCTTCCGTATTCGAGGCCAAAGGCAGTCTGGTAATCAGAGAAACGACGTTACGTTCCGGTAAAAACCGTATCGATATCGGCCATCTTCCTGCAGGAATGTATCTGGTGGAAATTTCCCAATCCGGAAATAAATCCGTTCAGAAAAAGTTTATTAAACAGTAA
- a CDS encoding AraC family transcriptional regulator: MIHSTKNQLEYASLKPDGVLKDLVESIWMMKYHEEETDGSMILPDGKIDVAFLAMEDGSFEIFISGIFTGPVIKPPFPKSTMGVISFHPIAAEYIFQRSFADLKNNRQKLSGDYWGFCTEDLSDFKHFYEKACNRIELQLTKEVDPRKRKLFELIYSSKGATTVKELSEQAGWSSRQINRYFNHWLGVSLKSYLNMIRFSNSLKQLKKGDFYPELNYGDQSHFIREVKKFTGVRPTILNKNENDRFIQLSMMPKG; the protein is encoded by the coding sequence ATGATACACTCAACAAAAAATCAACTGGAATATGCCTCACTGAAACCTGATGGCGTACTGAAAGACCTCGTGGAAAGCATCTGGATGATGAAATATCATGAGGAGGAAACGGATGGAAGCATGATTTTGCCGGACGGAAAAATAGATGTAGCATTCTTAGCCATGGAGGACGGAAGTTTTGAGATATTCATATCCGGCATCTTTACCGGTCCGGTGATCAAGCCGCCTTTTCCGAAATCGACCATGGGGGTAATAAGTTTTCACCCGATAGCCGCTGAATATATTTTTCAACGGTCCTTTGCAGATTTAAAAAACAACAGGCAGAAGCTTTCCGGCGATTACTGGGGATTCTGTACAGAAGATCTTTCGGATTTTAAACACTTTTACGAAAAAGCGTGCAACCGTATTGAATTGCAATTGACAAAAGAAGTGGATCCCCGCAAACGCAAACTGTTTGAATTGATTTATTCCTCGAAAGGAGCGACTACCGTAAAGGAATTATCCGAACAGGCAGGCTGGAGCAGCCGGCAGATCAACCGGTATTTCAATCATTGGCTGGGGGTTTCCTTAAAATCATACCTCAACATGATCCGTTTTTCAAATTCCCTGAAACAGCTGAAAAAAGGTGATTTTTACCCGGAACTGAATTACGGGGACCAGTCCCATTTTATCCGGGAAGTCAAAAAATTCACAGGCGTAAGGCCCACCATCTTAAACAAAAACGAAAACGACCGATTTATCCAATTGAGCATGATGCCTAAGGGCTAA
- a CDS encoding S41 family peptidase: MKIVSNIHEYQKPNPTMKSIILILSLITSTLSAQLSTFSDRDLYEMGKVWGLIKYYHPAVSQGKTDWDAVLLTSFRQDSKAGTDRLIKNWLNTADEQKFDKIPKQESECDSITLRNFNASWIEKLRKVSPENKNRLLHLVNTPENVGSFYSNTAKSGIYFSSANEKVYGTFSKDVKMLDLFRIWNVVEYFYPYKYLLDHNWDDILKKYIPLFKKINNEKDYESAVMQLAAELQDTHVGIEKTYQYNVVGKLSSPFIFQMVNNAVLITGSKDDAKMKKAGLETGDLITKINGKSILKSIKEKSKYFAFSNTSVELREAYSYLFSGDEETFVVEGVHKNGENFRTTVERMNRIFNNEWDKDGIPDLHLVYKGKTYNYLTYNEKESRLNPSFPIDDKVYFEFASLKGAEIPALMEQYKNTKGMVFDLRGYNDNGSLLKVFDYLLSKPVVYGIKTQPNFTQPGRFCFVDNIVNKEYKFAGKENPDPYKGQVVVLINEHTVSAEEMWAMVFKKVPNVIFVGSQTAGADGNKTSIKLTDGNKIIFSGLGIYYPDGGETQRIGIKPDVVVRPTIQSTRNKEDLLLLKALELIDQKK; this comes from the coding sequence ATGAAAATTGTCAGCAATATTCATGAATACCAAAAGCCAAATCCAACTATGAAATCCATTATCCTGATCTTATCTTTAATCACCTCTACCCTTTCTGCCCAGCTGAGTACCTTTTCTGACCGTGACCTTTATGAAATGGGAAAAGTCTGGGGATTGATCAAATATTATCATCCTGCCGTTTCCCAGGGAAAAACAGATTGGGATGCCGTTTTATTGACAAGTTTCCGCCAAGATTCAAAAGCAGGAACCGATCGGCTCATAAAAAACTGGCTGAATACCGCGGACGAACAGAAGTTTGATAAAATTCCTAAGCAGGAGAGCGAATGTGACAGCATTACTCTCCGGAATTTTAATGCTTCATGGATCGAAAAATTAAGAAAAGTGAGCCCTGAGAATAAAAACCGTCTCCTCCATCTGGTTAATACACCCGAAAATGTCGGCAGCTTTTATTCCAATACAGCTAAAAGCGGCATCTATTTCAGCAGTGCCAATGAAAAAGTGTACGGTACTTTTTCAAAAGACGTTAAAATGCTGGATTTATTCAGGATCTGGAATGTGGTTGAATACTTTTATCCTTATAAATATCTCCTTGACCATAACTGGGATGATATCCTGAAAAAATACATTCCTTTATTTAAAAAGATCAACAATGAGAAAGATTATGAATCGGCAGTGATGCAGCTGGCTGCTGAGCTGCAGGATACCCATGTCGGAATTGAAAAGACCTATCAGTATAATGTAGTGGGAAAGCTTTCTTCGCCTTTCATTTTTCAGATGGTTAACAATGCCGTGCTCATTACAGGAAGTAAGGATGACGCCAAAATGAAGAAAGCTGGTCTGGAAACCGGCGACCTGATTACTAAAATTAACGGTAAATCTATTCTAAAAAGCATAAAGGAAAAGTCGAAATATTTTGCCTTTTCCAATACATCCGTTGAACTGCGTGAGGCATACAGTTACCTTTTCAGCGGGGATGAGGAAACCTTCGTAGTGGAAGGAGTTCACAAGAACGGGGAAAACTTCCGGACCACCGTGGAACGGATGAACCGCATTTTTAACAATGAATGGGATAAAGACGGAATCCCGGATCTTCACCTGGTGTACAAAGGAAAAACCTATAACTATTTAACTTATAATGAGAAAGAAAGCCGCCTGAACCCAAGCTTCCCCATCGATGATAAAGTGTATTTCGAATTTGCATCATTGAAGGGAGCAGAAATTCCTGCCCTGATGGAACAATACAAAAATACCAAAGGGATGGTTTTTGACCTGCGCGGCTACAATGACAATGGTTCCCTGCTTAAAGTGTTTGATTATTTACTCAGCAAGCCTGTTGTTTACGGAATAAAAACCCAGCCCAATTTCACTCAACCGGGTAGATTTTGTTTTGTAGACAATATCGTGAATAAAGAGTATAAGTTTGCAGGAAAAGAGAATCCTGATCCATACAAGGGACAGGTGGTCGTCCTTATCAATGAACATACCGTAAGTGCGGAGGAAATGTGGGCCATGGTTTTCAAGAAAGTCCCCAATGTTATTTTTGTAGGCAGCCAGACCGCAGGAGCCGACGGCAATAAAACATCTATAAAACTGACTGACGGCAATAAGATCATTTTTTCTGGACTGGGTATTTATTATCCGGACGGAGGGGAAACCCAGCGTATTGGTATAAAACCGGATGTCGTAGTACGTCCCACGATCCAGAGCACCCGCAACAAGGAAGATCTTCTTCTTTTAAAAGCACTGGAACTGATTGATCAGAAAAAATAA
- a CDS encoding VOC family protein yields the protein MNLNHINLVVKEVDQAVHLFTHCLGFRLIVNRSSKMAVLENDHNFALVIWGQVLNKKEEVPEYPENFHIGFYQPDEEAVWELYNKLKEEESLKLEAEPRKIRNTFGFYFYFEQLMIEISVDPFQEKTA from the coding sequence ATGAATTTAAATCATATCAATCTGGTCGTGAAAGAGGTAGATCAGGCCGTGCATCTGTTTACCCACTGTTTAGGGTTTCGCCTGATTGTCAACCGCAGCAGCAAAATGGCCGTACTGGAAAACGACCATAACTTCGCCCTGGTTATTTGGGGACAGGTCCTGAATAAGAAAGAAGAAGTGCCGGAATATCCGGAGAATTTCCATATCGGATTTTATCAGCCGGATGAAGAAGCGGTTTGGGAACTGTACAACAAACTCAAAGAGGAAGAAAGTCTGAAACTGGAAGCCGAACCCAGGAAAATCAGGAATACATTCGGGTTTTATTTTTACTTTGAACAATTGATGATTGAAATAAGCGTCGATCCGTTTCAGGAAAAGACCGCTTAG